The Hippoglossus hippoglossus isolate fHipHip1 chromosome 21, fHipHip1.pri, whole genome shotgun sequence genomic sequence taatgaagtaaatgtactctGCTGCATCCCAGCACGGCCAGTAGGTTAAGATTAAATGTTATTTAGACCTGACACCTCAGTTTTCATGCAAcaactataaataaatgtagagaGATATGTAAATAATATGCACCTGCCACTACAAACAGAATATTATGAGTAGTATAAGTATAGTAATAGGATGATTACTAGAGATGATCGAAATAAGGGTGACAACACAGAGTGTCAAATATATTAACCAGACAGTGATGTCATTGTATGATTTACTCACACCTACTTACTTTTTTCGTAGCACTATTTAGGAGCCATGGCCGGTAATCTGATTATCTCTCTTCACGGGCCTTCTGTTCACATTGTGAGGCAATGTGGACCGGCCCTGGGCGACATCCTCCACAGCAAATTCGGATGCACGGCCATCATTGAGGAGGTGGCTTCCGGAAGTGTTCCGTCCCTTGTGCCGCAGAAAACCGTTGTTTCAGAGAAGAGGTTTGCCGGCGTGCTGAGTGCAGGCATCAAGTTATCTGTGTGGAAGGACGATCTTACAAATGTCTGCGTGGATGCCGTCGTGAATGCTGCCAATGACAAGCTTCAACACTGGGGCGGCCTCGCTCAAGCTCTGTCCAGCAGGGGGGGTCCGCAGATCCAACAGGACAGCAACGATTACATCAGACAGAAGGGGGATCTGAAAACAGGAGATGCAATTGTCTGTGCTGCTGGCCTCCTACCCTGTAAGAAGATAATTCACGCTGTGGGCCCTTCCTTAACAGCAAACCCATCAAAGTATGAAATTTCAAAGGCTAAACCGCTGTTGCAGAAGGCCATCAGGAGCATTCTGGACAGAGTTAAAGAAAACCACCTGAAGACTGTCGCCATTCCTGCTATAAGCTCGGGACTGTTCAACTTCCCCCTGCCACTCTGTGCGGACACCATAGTGTCAACTGTGAAAGAGTACTATGAGAACTCCGATAGACAATATCTTCCTGAGGAGATCCTCCTTGTGAACAACGACGACCCCACAGTAAAGGAAATGGAAAGGGCCTGTTGTGAGCTACTTTCCCACAAAACGTACAGCGAGGtagcaggagcaggagcaggagaaggagcggCCAAAAGCTCCACTCCTACAGTCCAGTTTGGAAATATCCAACTGACACTGAAGTGGGGTCGAATTGAGGAACAGGAGGTATGAATCTGACATCTGTCTTGATTGTTTATTAAACCTATTATGTACTTATTTTATGCACTGCAATTAGAAGGCTTTTCTAAACATTGATTATTTCTAGTTAAACATTATTAGGGGTAAAAGGATTCTCCAAATATGATCATTCCCTCATCATAAGACCGGAAGAGTCATGTGACACATGCAGCTGAAATATTCACAAATTCTTGCTTGGTTTTGCTCTAATTTGAAATAGAATTATAGTAAGAATGTGATTAACTGTAAACCTCGGCCAAGGAGTTCAATTTTGGGGATttggatccaggaacttttgTGAAAAAAACTGCAGCGGTGGCAGCAGGTATGGGAGCAtgagtttctgtatttttattcaccttgtttattcttgtttttgGATTCCCTCAGACGGACGTCATCGTAAACAGCACATCATCAGACAGAAACTTGAGCTACGGTGTCGTCTCCAAAGCTTTATTGAAGAAAGCAGGAGCTGAAATGCAAAGAGAGCTTCACAGAGCCAAGCCAAAAGGAAAAGTGATCATCACAAAAGGCTACTCCCTGAAATGTAAAGAGGTGTTTCACACTTTTGACTTGTCAACACGGGAGGTAGGTCATGATTCTAATAtaagtaaaagaggaaaatattaaatCGTCATGTGTAATATTAATTATCTGACTTATCTAAAGGAACAAATGATGTAATTTAGACTAAACTTTTCACATTGAAAAAATATCTTGCACAACTTGCAAGAGTTCCTTTTTCCTTGGTATATCCAGAGAGCACATAGTCTGAGTAGCATTAAATGCAGCTCGTTGCAGGGATGATATTGAAAAATAGCTGAAGTGAGAGACAAATATATCATCTGGTGAGCAGGAAAATCttaatttactgtatatttgtctATGTCTCTTTGTTCATTAATTACAGGTCCTTTTCAAGTCAGTCCTGGATTGCCTATGTATCGCAGTCTCAAATAAGCACAGGTCAATTGCCTTCCCCGCCATCGGCACAGGAGGCTACGGCCT encodes the following:
- the LOC117755282 gene encoding protein mono-ADP-ribosyltransferase PARP9-like — its product is MAGNLIISLHGPSVHIVRQCGPALGDILHSKFGCTAIIEEVASGSVPSLVPQKTVVSEKRFAGVLSAGIKLSVWKDDLTNVCVDAVVNAANDKLQHWGGLAQALSSRGGPQIQQDSNDYIRQKGDLKTGDAIVCAAGLLPCKKIIHAVGPSLTANPSKYEISKAKPLLQKAIRSILDRVKENHLKTVAIPAISSGLFNFPLPLCADTIVSTVKEYYENSDRQYLPEEILLVNNDDPTVKEMERACCELLSHKTYSEVAGAGAGEGAAKSSTPTVQFGNIQLTLKWGRIEEQETDVIVNSTSSDRNLSYGVVSKALLKKAGAEMQRELHRAKPKGKVIITKGYSLKCKEVFHTFDLSTREVLFKSVLDCLCIAVSNKHRSIAFPAIGTGGYGLSKTQVTDVMTEAVKEFAKKSLPTFEVHFVIFPSEVDTYKAFETAMRSFQQKAPDPGFTQALEHRDHFPVSKPAAPQISLYGSPESRLEAERWLWCLFHSSHRVTIRNNFILCFGEEEYLQLTRLSTKETIDIKESFDKGHADITVNGDSHEEIVVAALQVEAMLCNIQREFVREEERAMLPFSTEKVTFERTPVDVRDVLFSERASVLIKEGLCMLKLEKVENPTLRKMFDAKKQQLQCSTHRNMFQLIPSQFCEMVSHIGFHAEYAPPADPAYGEGIYFAGTVRKAMEVWKERNETYLYLVEAEVLTGNSTPGRPGLILPVVGTHPQIFDSVSGGPDLSVIFSGYQALPKYIITCTVA